The following coding sequences are from one Beggiatoa alba B18LD window:
- the nifL gene encoding nitrogen fixation negative regulator NifL — MSEPQEKMTKQLLSARLNTLTDAIESFLNNPPEGTPTDILELFKHAVTNEDTALPPRLFFEAVEQAQVAISITDLDAKILYANPAFEQVTGYALENIIGKKESALSDHKTPSLVYKTLWGRLKQNKPWTGMLVNRRENGERYLAEVIIAPVLNKQGDAAYYLGMHRDMTDVYHLEQKVKSQKALIESVVDSAPVVIALLNDHEKVVLDNHEYKKLVGDLRGLEPAKLFLTALKDALGNEWKDLSSNDGSFEDQEVSLDMGGNRQPRWFVCAGTWFRERDSSADAFFEVRKESYFLLVAKEITELKHRQEEVRMNALRALLAEGEVIENMRETLTGAIHQFQGPINMIAAAVGMLERRSEAKGSSDPLCDALKNALSAAEQAIDNLRQSTPSLTNEAIVPVNLNELLRDVLTLSTSRLLANGIVVDWIPTPILPPMLGRVGRLRSLFKHLIDNALDAMQDNRGKLSELRVRTAATEEGMLRIIVEDTGPGIPEHLRLKVFEPFFTTKGRAHRSAGLGLTAVQEVVNLHAGTIRIDPDYDSGCRFIVQFPSVRYREAV; from the coding sequence ATGAGTGAACCACAAGAAAAAATGACTAAGCAATTACTTTCTGCCCGCTTAAATACCTTAACGGACGCAATAGAGTCCTTTCTGAACAACCCACCAGAAGGGACACCCACAGACATCTTAGAATTATTTAAACATGCCGTTACTAACGAAGATACGGCATTACCTCCCCGCCTGTTTTTCGAAGCGGTTGAACAAGCACAAGTTGCAATTTCTATCACTGATTTAGACGCAAAAATTCTCTATGCCAATCCTGCTTTTGAACAAGTCACTGGATACGCCTTAGAAAATATTATCGGTAAAAAAGAATCCGCGTTATCTGACCATAAAACCCCCTCTTTGGTTTATAAAACCTTGTGGGGACGGCTAAAACAGAATAAACCTTGGACAGGGATGTTAGTCAATCGGCGCGAAAATGGAGAACGTTATCTTGCCGAAGTAATTATTGCCCCTGTGCTCAATAAACAAGGCGATGCGGCATATTATCTCGGTATGCACCGTGATATGACCGATGTTTACCATTTAGAACAAAAGGTTAAAAGTCAAAAAGCCCTGATTGAATCCGTTGTTGATTCCGCCCCTGTCGTGATTGCCCTATTAAACGACCATGAAAAAGTCGTATTAGACAATCACGAATATAAAAAATTAGTCGGCGATTTACGCGGGCTAGAACCTGCAAAACTCTTCTTAACCGCTTTAAAAGATGCCTTAGGCAATGAATGGAAAGATTTATCATCAAACGATGGTAGTTTTGAAGACCAAGAAGTCAGTTTAGACATGGGGGGAAATCGTCAGCCGCGCTGGTTTGTTTGTGCGGGGACATGGTTTAGAGAACGCGACAGCAGTGCTGATGCGTTTTTTGAAGTCAGAAAAGAAAGTTATTTTTTATTAGTCGCCAAGGAAATAACCGAGTTGAAACATCGCCAAGAAGAAGTTCGCATGAATGCCTTAAGGGCATTATTGGCAGAGGGAGAAGTTATTGAAAATATGCGTGAAACCCTAACAGGGGCTATTCACCAATTTCAAGGACCTATCAACATGATCGCGGCGGCAGTCGGTATGCTGGAACGACGTTCAGAAGCCAAAGGCTCTTCTGATCCCTTGTGTGATGCATTAAAAAATGCCTTATCAGCGGCTGAACAAGCCATTGATAACCTAAGACAAAGCACACCCAGTTTAACCAATGAAGCCATTGTTCCCGTTAATTTAAACGAACTGCTCCGCGACGTGCTCACCCTCTCTACTAGCCGTTTATTAGCCAACGGCATTGTGGTCGATTGGATTCCAACCCCCATACTCCCCCCAATGCTTGGTCGAGTGGGACGCTTAAGAAGCTTGTTCAAACACCTGATAGATAATGCTTTAGACGCGATGCAAGATAATCGTGGTAAACTATCAGAACTGCGGGTTCGTACCGCAGCAACCGAAGAAGGAATGCTCAGAATCATTGTAGAAGATACAGGTCCTGGTATTCCTGAACATCTGCGTTTAAAAGTCTTTGAACCGTTCTTTACTACCAAAGGTAGAGCACATCGTAGTGCAGGCTTAGGACTGACAGCCGTGCAAGAAGTTGTGAACCTCCACGCGGGTACAATACGGATCGATCCAGACTATGACAGCGGATGTCGGTTTATTGTTCAGTTTCCAAGTGTGCGTTATCGGGAAGCGGTATAA
- a CDS encoding RnfH family protein, translating into MNVGIAYADSTQQVWLRLEVPDGSSVEEAINLSGILKRFPHIDLKKQKVGVYGKIVKLDTPLQESDRVEIYRAIIADPKTVKRRDRDDDDDDDED; encoded by the coding sequence ATGAATGTCGGAATTGCTTATGCAGACTCAACGCAACAAGTCTGGTTGCGTCTTGAAGTGCCTGATGGTAGCTCAGTTGAAGAAGCGATTAATTTATCAGGTATTTTAAAACGATTCCCCCATATTGACCTGAAAAAACAAAAAGTAGGGGTTTATGGAAAAATTGTAAAGTTAGACACCCCATTGCAAGAAAGTGATCGGGTAGAAATCTATCGCGCCATCATTGCCGACCCAAAAACGGTCAAACGGCGAGATCGGGATGACGACGACGACGATGATGAAGATTAA
- a CDS encoding electron transport complex subunit E, translating to MATNYGKIMRDGLWDNNPVLAQQLALCPALAVTTTATNGLGMGLSTLLVLVLTNLVIALVRDIVTPEVRIPVFIVLIAAVVTIIDMCINAFLHDLYKVLGLFIPLIVTNCVILGRAESFASRNSIPASIVDGFAMGLGFTIMLTIMGGIREIIGSGTLFAQASSLLGQSFHFLEMTIIPDYKGYLLMILPPGAFIVMGFLIAAKRVWESRRKTVSAPALDSVETPAT from the coding sequence ATGGCGACAAATTACGGCAAAATTATGCGTGATGGACTTTGGGATAATAATCCTGTGTTAGCGCAACAATTAGCATTATGTCCAGCCCTAGCCGTTACGACGACGGCGACTAACGGCTTAGGCATGGGCTTATCCACCTTGTTAGTATTAGTCCTAACTAACCTCGTGATTGCATTAGTCCGCGACATCGTCACGCCTGAAGTACGGATTCCTGTCTTTATCGTCTTGATTGCGGCAGTAGTGACTATCATTGACATGTGCATCAATGCGTTTTTACATGACTTATACAAAGTACTCGGTTTATTTATTCCCTTAATTGTGACGAACTGCGTTATTTTAGGACGAGCTGAATCATTTGCCTCGCGCAATAGTATTCCCGCCTCTATTGTTGACGGATTTGCCATGGGCTTAGGATTCACTATCATGCTCACTATTATGGGTGGAATTCGCGAAATCATTGGCAGTGGCACTTTATTTGCGCAAGCCTCCTCTTTATTAGGGCAAAGTTTTCACTTCTTAGAAATGACCATTATTCCTGATTATAAAGGCTATTTATTAATGATTCTCCCCCCAGGGGCATTTATTGTCATGGGCTTTTTAATCGCTGCAAAACGGGTATGGGAATCACGGCGTAAAACAGTATCAGCACCTGCCTTAGATTCTGTAGAAACCCCAGCAACTTAA